One stretch of Acanthochromis polyacanthus isolate Apoly-LR-REF ecotype Palm Island chromosome 16, KAUST_Apoly_ChrSc, whole genome shotgun sequence DNA includes these proteins:
- the LOC127530327 gene encoding uncharacterized protein LOC127530327 → MFTGCVQVVYRLFIRLFTGCVSGCLQVVYQVVYRLCTGCVEVVYRLCRGCVQVVYQVVYRLFTGCVSGCLQVVYRLCRGCVSGCLQVVYQDVYRLFTGCVQVVYRLCIRLFTGCLSGCLQVVYRLCRGCVSGCLQVVYQVVYRLCISLCTGCVQVVYRLCISLFTGCVSGCVSDCVSGCLQVVYRLCIRLCTGCVQVVYRLCIRLFTGCVQVVYRLFTGCVQVVYRLFKGCVSGCLQVVYRLFTGCLQVVYRLFTGCLQVVYRLCIRLCIRLFTGCVQVVYRLFTGCVQVVYRLFTGCVQVVYQVVYRLCTGCVSGCVQVVYQVVYRLCTGCVSGCVQVVYQVVYRLCIRLCIRLCTGCVSGCGPAAG, encoded by the exons atgtttacaggttgtgtacag gttgtttacaggttgtttatcaggttgtttacaggttgtgtatcaggatgtttacaggttgtgtatcaggttgtgtacaggttgtgtacaggttgtgtagaggttgtgtacaggttgtgtagaggttgtgtacaggttgtgtatcaggttgtgtacaggttgtttacaggttgtgtatcaggatgtttacag gttgtttacaggttgtgtagaggttgtgtatcaggttgtttacaggttgtgtatcaggatgtttacaggttgtttacaggttgtgtacaggttgtgtacaggttgtgtatcaggttgtttacaggttgtttatcaggttgtttacaggttgtttacaggttgtgtagaggttgtgtatcaggttgtttacaggttgtttatcaggttgtttacaggttgtgtatcagtttgtgtacaggttgtgtacaggttgtgtacag gttgtgtatcagtttgtttacaggttgtgtaTCAGGATGTGTATCAGATTGTGTAtcaggttgtttacaggttgtgtacaggttgtgtatcaggttgtgtacaggttgtgtacaggttgtgtacaggttgtgtatcag gttgtttacaggttgtgtacaggttgtgtacaggttgtttacaggttgtgtacag gttgtttacaggttgtttaaaggttgtgtatcaggttgtttacaggttgtgtacaggttgtttacag gttgtttacaggttgtgtacaggttgtttacaggttgtttacaggttgtgtacaggttgtgtatcag gttgtgtatcaggttgtttacaggttgtgtacaggttgtttacaggttgtttacaggttgtgtacag gttgtttacaggttgtttacaggttgtgtacaggttgtgtatcaggttgtttacaggttgtgtacaggttgtgtatcaggttgtgtacaggttgtgtatcaggttgtttacaggttgtgtacaggttgtgtatcaggttgtgtacaggttgtgtatcaggttgtttacag gttgtgtatcaggttgtgtatcaggttgtgtacaggttgtgtATCAGGTTGTGGTCCTGCAGCAGGATAA